One region of Anthonomus grandis grandis chromosome 22, icAntGran1.3, whole genome shotgun sequence genomic DNA includes:
- the LOC126748401 gene encoding epidermal growth factor receptor kinase substrate 8-like: protein MEYITPVKMAHRNGFSRDDRDLDRDKEREFRDEKAPVHIIEHLATFSVSQEMGILYPNDGMRRLRQMEQTNGIWSQKMQLCLDYPWVLILDESGAIVEKFPVNAIQDPTAFMSTEPMDMYNNILVFIIADSSQPSHSPEMQMHIFQCQSISAQDLVEDLKALRMGKAISRSRKSSIPAHKSLPPAVVSPSRDNTRDYFNHRSDSELTENNDDSSSTTSEKYERDVSILNHCFDDIEKFIARLQHSAAALKELDRKRKNRRNKKRDIGDGMLTMRAKPPPEKEFVDIFQKFKLSFNLLAKLKAHIHDPNAPELVHFLFTPLALIVESSHDYYFDQHIPQNVTAPLLTREAINLLMNCVTSKETELWHSLGNAWLVPKDQYRGHVPSYHPVFMDGWSPEYPVDEPDTADKIHGPDDDDSDSNFIPPLGESTAKSDISLDSIEIKGEEKSFGAGQERFLEELHSRGAHIVQVTYPRTANNDKELTVERGEFLEILDSSRKWWKARNSKGAVAHVPNTIVTQYHSSSLSPHLRNSIRREDSPPHSRYPGQIPGDEFRIQTKPAEAIRSERLEDQLQKHVAPPVPPPPPPPNGALPPPPPPPIFNNQPPEAPPTERPISRQPSQSSPASDAVQEELNSVFSVMKDKIRPKPLLDIKSTPEKYINNKSSAAEVQEWLKVKDFDAGVCGKFKGVAGSQIMAMDKEDLEKVCGQKIGGRLYSFLLVQKSVSGYKTYRSAEFHKLLQKQRQKLEKKPEDILEDE from the exons ATGGAATATATTACTCCGGTAAAAATGGCACACAGAAATGGATTTTCAAGAGACGACAGAGACCTGGATAGAGATAAGGAGAGAGAGTTCAGAGATGAGAAAGCCCCAGTGCACATCATCGAACATTTGGCGACTTTCAGCGTGTCTCAGGAGATGGGGATATTATATCCGAACGATGGAATGAGACGGCTGCGCCAAATGGAGCAAACCAACGGGATTTGGTCGCAAAAAATGCAACTTTGTCTTGACTACCCATGGGTCTTGATCTTGGATGAATCTGGA gcTATAGTAGAAAAATTTCCTGTGAACGCTATACAAGACCCAACAGCGTTCATGAGTACTGAACCAATGGACATGTACAACAACATATTAGTGTTTATTATAGCGGATTCCAGTCAGCCCTCCCATTCGCCTGAAATGCAGATGCACATATTTCAA tGTCAAAGCATATCTGCACAGGACCTTGTAGAAGACCTAAAAGCCTTACGCATGGGCAAAGCGATATCCAGGAGTCGCAAAAGCAGCATTCCCGCCCATAAGTCGCTTCCTCCAGCAGTAGTCAGTCCAAGTCGCGATAACACCAGAGATTATTTCAATCACAGATCCGATTCTGAATTGACTGAAAACAATGATGATTCCAGCTCCACCACCAGCGAGAAGTACGAGCGTGACGTTAGCATTTTGAATCATTGCTTTGATGATATTGAGAAGTTCATCGCTAGACTGCAGCACTCTGCAGCCGCTTTAAAAGAGCTGGACCGCAAGAGAAAAAATCGAAGGAACAAGAAGCGGGACATTGGAGACGGGATGTTGACCATGAGAGCGAAACCGCCGCCAGAGAAGGAGTTTGTAGATATTTTCCAGAAGTTTAAGTTATCCTTCAACCTATTGGCTAAACTGAAGGCTCACATCCACGACCCGAATGCTCCCGAACTGGTTCACTTCTTGTTTACTCCATTGGCACTGATCGTGGAGTCGTCGCATGATTATTACTTCGACCAGCATATCCCGCAAAACGTAACGGCCCCACTGCTAACCAGAGAAGCGATCAATCTGCTTATGAACTGCGTGACCAGCAAAGAAACTGAGCTGTGGCATTCGCTAGGAAACGCATGGTTAGTGCCGAAAGATCAGTACAGAGGTCACGTGCCATCATATCATCCGGTTTTCATGGATGGTTGGTCTCCCGAATATCCAGTCGATGAGCCAGATACTGCTGATAAAATACATGGTCCTGACGACGACGATTCGGATAGCAACTTCATTCCACCCCTTGGGGAGAGCACTGCTAAGAGCGACATTTCTTTGGATTCAATCGAGATTAAAGGGgaagaaaaaagttttggtgCAGGCCAGGAACGGTTTTTGGAAGAGCTGCACAGCAGGGGAGCCCATATAGTCCAAGTTACTTATCCAAGGACTGCTAATAATGATAAGGAGCTCACTGTAGAACGAGGAGAGTTCTTAGAG attttagatAGCAGTAGGAAGTGGTGGAAGGCAAGGAACAGTAAAGGGGCCGTGGCACATGTGCCGAACACCATAGTGACCCAGTACCATTCAAGCAGCTTGAGTCCACACTTAAGAAACTCTATACGCAGAGAA GATTCACCCCCGCATTCACGTTATCCAGGCCAAATCCCTGGGGATGAATTCAGGATTCAAACGAAACCGGCTGAAGCGATCCGGAGCGAGAGGCTCG AAGATCAACTTCAAAAACATGTAGCTCCTCCAGTTCCACCACCGCCACCGCCTCCAAACGGTGCATTACCACCCCCGCCGCCTCCCCCAATATTTAACAACCAACCACCCGAGGCACCCCCGACTGAAAGACCGATAAGTCGTCAACCCTCTCAATCATCCCCTGCCAGTGATGCTGTCCAAGAGGAACTGAATAGCGTGTTCAGCGTTATGAAGGATAAAATAAGACCGAAACCTTTACTCGATATTAAATCAACCCCAGAgaagtatattaataataaaagtagcGCCGCAGAGGTGCAGGAGTGGTTGAAAGTGAAAGATTTTGATGCAGGGGTGTGTGGAAAGTTTAAGGGGGTGGCTGGTTCTCAGATTATGGCCATGGACAAGGAGGATTTGGAGAAGGTTTGTGGACAAAAGATCGGGGGGAGGCTTTATTCCTTTTTGCTTGTGCAAAAGTCCGTCAGTGGG tataaaaccTACCGAAGTGCTGAGTTCCATAAGTTATTGCAAAAACAGAGGCAGAAGCTGGAGAAAAAACCTGAAGATATTCTAGAAGACGAATGA
- the LOC126748402 gene encoding semaphorin-1A-like, whose product MSLATLFCFRLNEFSPVVFLLLYLTQILQAWLPDTSTKLKNPIEFPLESFRGNSSRSDHFTILYQDDDTLLLGGRNRIYNLSINNNQFSERRHSEIFWPSSEAHSQLCLLKGKSEDECQNYIRLLVKVAPGKLLVCGTNSFKPLCATFVWKNGHHHREPNTSDAKGLCPFDPDHNSTAIYSDGQLFSATVADFSGGDPLIFRDPQPLATELSDLKHLNAPNFVSSVAFGDYIYFFFRETAVEFMNCGKIIYSRVARVCKHDKGGGSHLSRNKWTTFSKARLNCSVPGEYPFYFDEIQSTSQIIDGTYGETRTKIIYGALTTPDNAIGGSAICLFQMSDIQKVFSGPFKHQETINSNWLPVPEIQVPEPRPGQCVNDSRLLPDATVNFIKTHPLMEEAVPAYFGRPILIRVSLNYRFTAIVVDPQVRTVNDRTYDVIYVGTDDGKVLKIVNVASETVPKALVISDNDVFAKGTPVTQLALGQGYGGVVAVSKNETKLVVLNHCKQITTCSECVELRDPHCAWDQIKNVCVSVDSVTNFRYLVQDVAKGSAAKCKLTEKEPGAKKVEYISSNSIDEDDDDSDTNLNELLIQTDDDSILDDCSDTNGDFSSACLKIKKSEFTSGTLWWGIIVAAMVGLLIGFVGGYCVSKKLYMNFSNTSCIEQRNHIDRLNVNQNSFLARPKNVNLDVLHMTQETLPPKKDNMGSLKNLNINEGTLQKIKKTYI is encoded by the exons ATGTCTTTAGCAACCCTTTTCTGCTTCCGTCTCAACGAGTTTTCCCCGGTGGTTTTTCTGCTATTGTATCTGACACAAATTCTACAGGCATGGCTCCCGGACACCAGtacaaaactaaaaaacccCATCGAGTTTCCCCTGGAAAGTTTCCGCGGTAACTCGAGCCGCTCTGACCATTTTACCATTTTATATCAAGACGATGACACCTTGCTGCTGGGTGGTCGAAATCGAATCTACAATTTatccataaataataatcagttTTCCGAGCGAAGGCATTCGGAGATCTTTTGGCCTTCCTCAGAGGCGCACAGCCAGTTATGCCTTTTGAAGGGGAAAAGTGAAGATGAGTGCCAAAATTACATTAGATTACTTGTCAAAGTTGCACCTGGGAAGTTATTGGTGTGTGGGACCAATTCATTCAAACCTTTGTGTGCAACGTTTGTTTGGAAg AATGGCCACCATCACAGGGAACCAAACACATCAGATGCCAAAGGTTTATGTCCCTTCGATCCTGACCATAACAGCACAGCGATTTACAGCGACGGGCAGCTATTCTCGGCTACTGTAGCTGATTTTTCCGGTGGAGACCCGCTGATTTTTAGGGATCCACAACCGCTCGCCACCGAACTCTCCGACCTGAAACATTTAAatg CACCAAACTTTGTAAGCTCAGTGGCCTTCGGGGATTACATATACTTCTTCTTCCGAGAGACCGCTGTAGAATTCATGAACTGTGGAAAG ATAATATACTCACGTGTAGCCAGAGTTTGTAAGCACGATAAGGGCGGAGGGTCACATCTGTCAAGGAACAAATGGACCACCTTTAGTAAGGCGCGACTTAACTGTTCAGTCCCTGGAGAATATCCCTTCTATTTTGATGAAATAC AATCAACAAGCCAAATAATCGACGGCACCTACGGTGAAACCCGTACAAAAATAATCTATGGAGCCCTAACAACTCCAGACAACGCTATAGGAGGCTCAGCGATCTGCTTGTTCCAGATGAGCGATATCCAGAAGGTTTTCAGCGGCCCTTTCAAGCACCAGGAAACGATTAACTCGAATTGGCTCCCTGTTCCGGAAATCCAGGTTCCGGAACCGAGACCTGGACAGTGTGTGAACGATAGCCGCCTACTTCCGGATGCCACCGTCAATTTTATCAAAACACATCCGCTTATGGAAGAGGCCGTTCCTGCCTACTTCGGACGGCCGATATTGATTCGGGTCAGCTTGAATTATCGGTTTACGGCCATCGTTGTCGATCCACAAGTACGAACAGTTAACGATCGGACTTATGATGTTATTTACGTTGGAACTg ACGACGGAAAAGTCCTTAAAATCGTCAACGTGGCATCAGAAACCGTACCAAAAGCTTTAGTCATATCGGACAATGATGTGTTTGCAAAAGGCACCCCAGTTACTCAGTTAGCTTTAGGTCAAGGTTACGGCGGGGTTGTTGCAGTAAGCAAAAACGAAACCAAGTTGGTCGTCTTGAATCATTGCAAGCAAATCACCACTTGCAG TGAGTGTGTTGAGCTGCGCGATCCGCACTGCGCTTGGGACCAAATTAAGAACGTATGCGTCAGCGTGGACTCCGTAACAAATTTCCGTTACTTAGTTCAAGATGTTGCTAAAGGTAGTGCTGCCAAATGCAAATTAACCGAAAAAGAACCGGGGGCCAAAAAGGTTGAATACATTTCAAGCAACTCTATTGACGAAGATGATGATGATTCAGACACCAATTTGAACGAACTGTTGATTCAGACTGACGACGACAGTATTCTGGATGATTGTAGTGACACAAATGGTGATTTTAGTTCGGCCTGTTTGAAAATTAAGAAGAGCGAGTTTACTTCTGGGACTTTATGGTGGGGGATTATTGTAGCCGCCATGGTGGGTCTACTTATTGGATTCGTTGGGGGATATTGCGTTTCTAAGAAGTTATACATGAATTTTTCTAACACTTCTTGTATTGAACAGAGAAATCATATTGATAG attaaaCGTGAACCAGAACAGTTTTTTAGCCAGACCGAAGAATGTGAACTTGGACGTCTTGCACATGACGCAGGAAACCCTTCCGCCAAAGAAAGATAATATGGGATCTCTGAAAAACTTAAACATCAACGAGGGgactttacaaaaaattaagaaaacttacATTTAA